The nucleotide sequence GCCTTTTGCGATAGCTGAGCTCTTCATCTATTTGCAATGAATAACCCCACTATGTTTTACCCTTGAACAGTACTGCACATACTTATTGATTTAAACCTTTGTTCTTGTTGAGGTTTCTGCTTGACTATATTGGCATATGCATACTCATTTATGGGTGGCCTCTCAACATAATGGAACTGTTGCAAaccccttttatttttttctgtttttggatCATACATAGCgtagaaataaatattttttgtttcaagaCATATCTATATCCCACATTGTTGAACTTGGCATATTTGGCTTGGCTATGTTTACAGTGTATTTGGCTTAAAAGCCATCtcttagatatttttttaatgtggtACGAATCTTTCAGCCATTCTTGTGTCATATGTTTGAAGCCTTGTGTGAACTGATACATTTTAAGGAGATAGCATGAAGTTAATTGTCCAAAATAGAAGACTATTTCCTAATGGATTGGCTTTGTAATTTGGGGTATTGAGATATTCTTAGGGTTTTACTTCAGGTAATTGCCATCACTGTCGAAGATGAGGAGGATATTCTAAAGTTTAAAGATTATCAACCTTCAAAATCAAGTGCTGCTCCTGCAGCTAAAGGACCCTCAGATTCTGCCCCACCCAAAGTAGAGAAAGTTGACGAGCCTGCTACTTTGCCTGAGCCAAAGGTTTCCAAGGCTGCTGCAGCTTCTCCTTCTGAAGATCGCATTTTTGCTAGTCCTCTTGCAAAAAAGTTGGCAGAAGATAACAATGTAATTATTCAAGTTGCTTCTACTATAGTTTTGTTGCTTGAACAACTGTGGTCCCATTACTGGGAGTCCAATTCTAGTTGAATGTTGTTCTGACTTTTTTGTATCACTTGACTATAGGTAACTCTCTCAAGCATCAAAGGAACAGGTCCTGATGGGCGCATTGTGAAGGCTGATATTGAAGAATACTTGGGTattttaactctctctcttaCAAGTACACTATTTATATGTTACAGAATTTCTTGATTGGCTTAATTTACAGCCTCTTTTTATTGACTACTACAGTTAAATTTAATGTACAGTCAAATGTACTATTTATTGGTTTTgactttttctttaatttatgaTTTCCTACATCATCCAGTCAACTGAATATTGAGTTACTTTTTATGATGTCTCGCTTTCGTGTAGCTTCTCGAGGGAAGGAAGCTCCAATGGCAGCAACCAAGGTCGATATAGCAGCAGCTGCATCTTTAGATTATACAGACATACCTGTTTCTCAGATTAGAAAGGTGATAAATGCATAACCAGTTCCTTGGGCAGCATCAAAATTTAGCTGCTTTaacaattttaattcaattattactTCCAAGCCATATATGTACCACCATACAATCTTTGTTAGCTTTCTGATCTGTGCTTggaattcttaattgatttaaCTTTTTCAGCTCGTTTAAGAATTTCTGAATCCTATTCTGGTTGCATTGTTCACAGATCACAGCTTCACGGTTGTTACTGTCAAAGCAAACTATTCCTCATTATTATTTGACTGTAGATACCTGTGTTGATAGACTGATGGAGTGAGtatctgtctctctctctctctggagaGATACTGGCTGTCAAAagattttataaaaactgaTTACTGTTCCACCTGCAGATTGCGGAGCCAGCTCAATTCAGTACAAGAAGCTTCAGGTGGAAAGCGGATCTCTATTAATGATCTTGTGATTAAGGTAACGTAATTCTGTTTTCACAATGATAATTTTGGCTGTCTGAACTACTAAATCAGTAATGTTTCTTTCTGAAACCCAAGCAGAATTGTGAAATGCTAACAGAAAAGTCAGGAAAGTAGGCTTTTATGCTCTGTGTTAAAGAATATAGAACGGAAGCAAAAGAATTTGGAATAAGATAGTGTACGGTTGGAttgtttgaataatttttaGGAGGGACAAGTGAGGTGAATGGAGGGCTTACAAAGTAGAAGCATTTTaggcttttttttcttttttctttttttccccttctttcCTTCCATTGCCTTCCAATGTTGAGTGGAAATGGTGAGAAGGTAAGGTActaatgtttttatattttttaaattgcttaatttttaaaagataactTTAGAGactaattataatttatctctttAAACCTAATTACCTCACTTTCTAGAATAGTACTTCTGTACCAAATGGAAGGAATGTGGCCtttccttccatttttcttttctttgttttttgatGAATTTCCTTCCTATTTTCTGGTCTAATGAAACAAGAGGAAGTGTGCATACATTcactttccttccttttccatTAGAACTTTaacatttttaacattttcattcacttttctttcctttataactcttatattttcattcattttctaTCATTTCCCTTCCAAGCTGTTGCCATAGTCTATGATATAATCctttggttattttaaaaaagtggGTGTTAACTGTTTCTTTGAATTCATTTATGTGTTAAAATGGTATGAGGTTGCCATTGCAGCACCACATGGAAAATATAGGAGTCTGGTAGAAGAAAGTACCCTCTTGTTCCAGTCATATTAGAAGCTCTAGCTGTAGCTCTAGCCTGATGATTTGAACTGTTATTAGTTCATAAAATAATTAGCCTAGTATTTGATAGTTAGTATATGCTATTTATCTTTTATGGATCCCTTAGTGATGCTTAGGCTATATATTTGTGATGGTTTCTAAAAGTATTTCAATCAGTTATAAAGAAGACTTATATGCTGCAGGCTGCTGCTCTGGCCCTTAAAAAAGTCCCTCAATGCAATAGTTCATGGACAAATGACTATATCAGACAGTAAGTATTTTCTGCAGCAAATATTATTACTTCCATCACGTAATTTTTGTAGTAAAAGTTATTATTTAATTGCTTTGTGGcatcaatctgattatatcATTTCCCCTTCTAGGTACCACAATGTAAATATCAACGTTGCAGTGCAGACAGACAATGGATTATTTGTCCCCGTCATCAAGGTAAGGTGTTGCAATGTGTTGCTGCTGTGAGTATCTTCCCTTGCTAGCTCTAATATAGCCTGTTGTCTGGAATTGCAGGATGCCGACAAGAAAGGTTTATCCAAGATTTCCGAGGAGGTCAAACTTTTGGCTCAAAAAGCCAAGGACAACAGTTTAAAGCCAGAAGACTACGAGGTCAGAATTTAGTTTTACCAACTATATAGCAGCTGCAGATGATTGCATTCAGTTGCACATGATTTTTGTTATTCCGTTTGTAGGGAGGAACATTTACAGTGTCAAACTTGGGAGGGCCCTTTGGCATCAAGCAATTTTGCGCCATAATTAACCCTCCCCAAGCAGGCATTCTTGCAGTTGGTTCTGGTAAGTGGATGCATTTgctcctccttcttcctcttttctattattttctaccCCCGCCCCTTGCTGGAAAATAGAAGACGAAACCCTTTTTGAGTATGAATTTATTATCTATTGGAGCAGCCGAGAAGAGGGTAATCCCTGGTTCGGGCCCCGAGCAATTCCAGTTCGCTAATTTCATGTCAGTAACATTGAGTTGTGATCACCGTGTTATTGATGGTAAGCTACTGTGACCTGCCTAAGAGTAATGATGTTATTATCTCTATAGCCTGACTGATTATTCTTCCATTGTTATCAAAAGCTGATACATCGTTTCTTTTCGTTGTTGGTTGGTCGGTTTTGGATGAAGGTGCCATCGGTGCAGAATGGCTGAAAGCATTCAAAGGCTACATAGAGAATCCAGAGTCCATGCTTCTTTAAATCCATTTGATGTTCTTTCTTTCTgtccattttctctctttcaagTTTATTCTGCAAGGGAAAGAGCAGTAGGGGACTTTTccacctttcttttttttttttttatctttggcGGTGTTTTGATTATGACGTTCATGTTGGTGCTCTCCCCCACAAGGAGGAACAGGGTCCCCGGCCCCAGTCCCCAGCCCCAGGTAGGTGGTTTTATGCAATAAAGGGTGGGAGGGAGGGGTGGGTGCTAAAAATGAGGCTTTCGACCATCAATCATATCAGACTGACTGATTAACGTGCCCCAAATGGCTGGTGGACCCACCCGAAGGTGCCTTCATTCCTATCCTAATAAACAACCCAATTTTGATCCCAGTAGTTGGCGTGAAATTTTTTGGGCTGCGGTTTGTAATTTACAAAGCGCTTTCTTATGCACTATTAATCTTTGGGCAAGCTTAGCCTTTGGTTTGAACTCCATATCTTCACATTTCAACGTTGAAAATTTTTGTATGGCTGTATCTAATTCTAACGTATGATCCAAATTCTTTGTTGCAGGATGCTCTGCCCTCATCTGACCTTTTTATTCCTCTCGAACAGACCTCATAAAACATATGGAATGAGTCTCAAATTCTTTCTTAAAATcaagtttagttattttttatcctAAATACAAAAGCCTAAAGCATGCTCGGATAATTAAAATATGCACTCTTAGAAAAtgtaacaagaatttaaaaactcgcaaataactttattatattaataatggTCTCTTCGCATCAAATCAAGCAGCATACTTATATCAAGCAACTCTGATGAAATCGAACACATGCTACAATTGCGCTTaatttgttttgagaaaatgacAGCTTGAGCTTGCCTCGAGGTGCTgttaataaacaaataattccacaaaaatattaataaaaaggtCTGTCATAGTTCTCTcctcttgaaaaaaaaaataaaattgttggtTACAGTTATTGTTAAGTATTACGAAAAAATTTTAACTGATCCATAacaataactaaaaattatatatatatataatattaatttttatatttaacatggtattaatttataaattaataattcaattatatattccTTTATAAAATATCCTTTAATTACTATTTTGTTTATAACAAATTTCAATGACTAAAGTTGTCACCTTaacaaaatctataaaaaaaaacaattattttcataaaatgtgtaattattttaaaattttcatttcattactaaatttattgaatctaaTTCTAATTTCGTAATTATTAGGTTGTGTGACATATACTAAATGCTACTATGATAAAAACTGTTATTAGATGTTATTTtaataacttttaaaaataatattatataattatctaGAACGAAATCGaaacatatttttatacctAACTAGGCTAGTACAATACATATAATTCATTGGCAATTACACAAATTAACATTGCCCCACTACAAATAACATATTTAGtctttatctcactatgtggagtcaattatataaattttagattttcatatatttctgtcttttgttatatttttatttagacccatacacttcatatcaaactttaatatctctTCCAAAGTTTTCTTGAATCtgtctttatatatttttttaactaattatttcatttcatcaacaaaaacaaaaatacatataacgtATAAAAAagtttacaatatatatatatatatatacatattaaattgCCAATCAAATTAAACCATTATATATTAGATTACAACACAACATTACAATAGCCATCCTCACTTTGCCACTTGTGACTGAAATAATGTTCAccattattaaaaatttgacaaataaatGACGGTAATTAAAACGTAACAACAGTCTGATATCAATCCCTTTTacatcattattattaaaaatgtaaGAAGGAAATGGGCTCATGACGTTGCCATTGCATAAATTATTCCTCGGATTGTAGCATAAAACTGACTTAACACTGTAATATATAGGGGGACCACCTCCCCTTTTACTCCATGTTGAGAACATAACATTCTCGATATAAAGTATTCTTGAAATTAACTTTACCcttcttaattaacaaaaaagaaTTAAGAAGATAATTGTCTTACAGGTTCAGGACTCCCCACGCCACGCCACGCCACGCCCCCTCATATTTGCCGAGCAATATGATTGGGAACAGTAGGCATTTACCCTAAATAAGCCTCTCCTCTTCCTATGGCAAATATCAATTGAAATTTGTAAGGTGCTCCCAGCATCAATATTGTCAACTTGTGTTCCTCATTAAATATGCTTTTATTAGTTAGataatgaaaaggaaaatacagTGAATCGTTATTAATGTTGCTATTCCAACAGACAGATCAAAAAGATCAATCAATCATCACAGATCTAGGCAAATCTGATGAAGAAGAAACAACATCTGTTGCAGAAACATGAAAATACAAGAAGAGGAAATAGGAGGGGAAAAACACACTTGAAGCAACAGATAGGAGTAAGAGGAGACAGAGATGATGCAAGGCTTGGCTGAGCTTGCGAATGAAAAATCTTAAAAGACCTGCAAAAAGGGGAgtcagaaaagaaacaagaacGAAAAAACAAAACTTGGTACTCATTCCAAATTTTGACTGGTTGACTAATCAGATAAATTGGGTTTGAGATTGCAAGATGCAAACCCATGGTTGGGCTTCAAGGGGAAAGCCAAtcaaaaagaagtaaaaaccaAGCTTGTAAGCTTGTACACCACTAAGTGTGCACAGGAAAGAGCAAAGAGAGTAGTAAACTGGATTAGAGCTTGCAAAATGCAGAAAGAAAAgccaaaaagagagaaaattgtgGATGAGGGCCAAACCAAGAACACCCTGGCGAGAGGCTTCACGTCACCTCTCCATGTTTTCAACCAAATTGTGCAGTGAGTGTTCCAACCACAAGTGGTGAGATTTGATAGTCAACCAAATTGTTGACatatttccattttttatttaaacaaaagAACTACGGTAAttgctattttttattttaaaaacaaacagGGGAAAATACAAAACTCCCACAAATTTAGACACCCCTAATTTCATTAATTGGCCTGGAAATCAAGAAAAGTGATTATTCTAAAAATTACCTGTTCGTTAGCTATAAAAATGAAACATGTATAAACAATTCCACTGTTAATTGGTTTTGGTTTCCATTAAGAAGGTCTAGTGCAGAATGTGTAACGATCAATTCATTAAAAACTTTATTTAGGGCAAGATAGGGTTTCAAACATTAAACACTTCAAAACCACAATTTACCAATTCACCCTTTAACTCTGACTGAGTTCCCCTTGTATTCCTTAATTCATTACCAACAATACGCTTCAACACATACGCCAGCAAGATGAAAATTGTTGCGCACAATCTCAACAAAGCTTTGTAAGTGTTGAACGATGCCAACAAATCTAaaacaattcttttttttttttcctgaccAGCACAAATGTAGCAACTTGTTTGATAGAACAGAGCAAAATAAATTCcaacttcaaatttttcattgaAGTGCTTTTCCAATTTGTCCTCCCACTCTTTATGGGAGCAAGATAGCTCAGGTACCCTTTTAATTGTGTCATAAACTTGACAGTTTCCATGCCTTCCAAGTGCTGGCCATCTCAAGGTTATCAGTCCAATTATAGCCTCAAACCTGTGCACTATCCCACTAAAGGCGCTGGAATCCATTTTACATTTACTACCTAGCAAAAGCCTCTACAAAGACCAAGCATTATACTCAATGTGGAATGCACACCTAGTGCTCCAAGGTGCCATCCAGATAAATTCATCTGAATCTCCATAGTTGCTCACTCCAGTGATTAAGAGTTCTCTAAATGACACTCAAATTGCCAACCAGCCCCATTGTAGAGGCATGTGACCAATATGTAGAAACTCTCCCAATATTTAACAATCCACAATGTCTTTCCAAGTGCCAGCATCATGAGATGATGTGTAAACCTCTATAATCTCCCTCCAACGATCAAGACCCAATTAAGCGACATTGCAAATGCCATGTCAAACCTATGTGCCATTAATATAAATGATGATTGCAACATTCCAGTGGTTTAGCTGATGAACTATCCACCCTAGGTGTTGGAGACTAGAGGGACATCCTCAACTTGGGCAATAGAACTCTTGGCCCCCTATGGCccaatcatatataaataatgctTACAGCCTCCTGACAAATAGAGCTCCTGCCCCAAACACATCACTTAGGATTGAAGACCCTTGTAAGGATGGTCTTCGTTGCGATCCTCATGACATCTCCACAGCTTGGCTAATAGAACACTCAGCATGCTTTGCTCGCCATGTACTCCCTCTAGATGCAAACACAACATCACCAATAGTCTAGCCTCATCGTGCTAAGTTGCACCTGTATAAATTGATAGCTAAACTCCAACTATTAAACAATGCATAGGTCAAGCCAGGCCAATGTCTTCACATGAGATATTCAAGGACTTGTATATCAGGTGCTAGAGAGGGTTCAATCAATGCCTTACTCCCCCGTTGAGAAAGCTTAATCTTGACTGATCacgagagagagaaaccaaCCTGAAAGTGGGTCACCCTACACTGGGCCCATGTTCCCAAGCTTGAAACCATAATGACATTACCACCATTGTCTCCATGATTGATTATATTAGTAGAGATTAGGCCATGACCAACTGGTCAAATTCCTTGGATGGCAGCATTGATTTAACCTCTCCATCACAGAGGGTCTTTGTGATCCACGAGACAAAGGAATAGCTTCAATGAGCAAGTCTTCACTTAAAGCAGTAAAATTTGTGCAACCATTAAACATTTGAGAAGGATTCAACAATATTCAATATTCTACCATATAACTAACTTGTATGAAATCTAGAGCCAAAAACAAAGCCCAACATAAGTAGAATTACCTCAAACAATCCTACTGCTATAATCAATCAAACTCcattttataatttagataCATCTTGCTGTGTTGGAACCTATCAATGCTTCAATTTTTGAGACCATGTTCTTCCTATCCtataatataaaacaagcaGAAAAcataaagagaaaaaggaagcaAACATCTTAGATGAAAAGGTTCACCTCAAATACAGTATTAAGAAAAATTCTTAATACACCAAGAGGCACGTTATTCAAATACAGTGAACCTTTATATAAAGATATGTTATTCAACGAAGTGTGGAATTTTTCCcatgacaaataaaaaaagagtaaTGCAACACAATTTTATATACAAACGATAGAAAAGGTAGGATATTTATCCAAGGTAAAACAATCAAACTCACGATGCAAGAAGCATTTGAACTTTAAACCATGGAACTTCTATATATCAACCGCAACTATTTTACATAATGATGCAGTCAAACATAAACAAATAGAGGTCACACAAGTAAAGCACAATCTATGCCTTAAACCTTGGGTTTCAAATACAAAACATAAGCTCAGACCAATAGGCCATCATTTAACAAGCACTAGAAATTTTCGCACAAATCTGTGTACAGATCAATTTCCATGTCAAGAACAGATCACATTATTCATGACCATATTTCTTGAGACAATATCTCCTATATGATGAAATAATAGATTCGTACTGATCAATGGAATGATAAAGCATTTCTTGAGATCtatcaaaattttggaatgattaaAATTTATGGTTTAGAGCCAAGAACCAAAAAATATGTAGGAATTAGATCGGAACATATCTCTTTACCAGCTGCTTCCCCGTCAACGCCAGCCCAACCACCAAGCCGCCAATCGCACCGGCCACAGCTGCGGACCGCGGCCCGGACGCAGCCTTATAGAGCATGCCGGTTCCCAGCCCCGCCGCCACGCTGTTGATCATATCATCGGTGTCCCTCAGCGCCACCAACCCGCTCTCCATCCCGGCATACATCAACCCGATCACCCCGGCCCGGTTCCCAATCCTCCGCCCCGCCTGCCCCGACGCGTTGAGGATCCGGTTCACCCGGAGCTTCGCCGTGTCGCCAGGCTCCGACGCCCTGACGCCTTCTGCGAAGCCCTTCACGGCGCCGGCGGTGGCCCCGCCGAGGTAGCCGATGCCCGTGTAGTAAGTGAGGTTCTCGCCCCAAGAGCGGCGCTGTGCGACGGACTCCTCCTGGAAAAGGAACTCAGGCGAGGTCGGGAGCTTGTAGAGCGTGTGGATGGGGACCTGGAGGTCTTGGTAGGGATTGTAGAGGCGGCGATTGTGGTCATCGTCCTTTGGCGCTGGCTGCTGGTAGGCCATGGTTGAGgaattagggttagggtttcggTGATGCGATCTCTGGTTGATCCAAGCACGCCCTTCTTCTGTCTCAGacagagagaggaagagaaaggaagaaagtttCGCGACGCCTCTACTCGCCGACTCTTATGGGATTGGACGAAACAATCGGGCCGGTCGATTCTGGTTCGGACTTAGGTTATCAATTGGTGGACCGGTTTCATTCCAAAGCATGTTCGAACTGTAAAACGACGCCGTTGGGCTGGTCAGAATCCATGACTGCAacgttttctatttttcatttttttttttttgctagactgatttttcaatttttgtttcatcttttttattacttaaaaaaataatataagagaTATATGACCTGTAAATCCGGATCATTTTAATGATAGTGATTTGTAAAAAGTTATGAACTTAAGTTAGTCCCATTCCCTTATATATTGTTAGaaaaacaaatttgtttgtagtaataatttttttaaccccTTTATATTTGgtaaatggaaaaagaaagaaatggtcCAAATGGATCTCATTTGTGTTATGATTGCTAGGGTTTTGAAATTATAGCAACAATGTCTcgactaaataatataaatgattattaaactttatattaagatataaaaaaataattaaactttaatttgtaaccaaaaaattattaaattttaatttaatatataattctataactATTATCAATTGCtattaaaagaaactaataaGATGATGACGTAATTAACAATGTAGATGACCACAAAAAGTTAACTTTTTTTAACGACAATTGATGATtataatgaaattatatattaaactaaaatacagtgacatttttattataaattaaattttagtaatttttttatattttaatacataatttagtaaccatttatattatttatgcCATTTTTTCAGCTATATCTTCATGAATTGTCTGTCTCCAAAAGGGCGTTCAAATTTGAGGGTGGGGCCTATATACTGCAATCTTTGTTAGATGGATTACAAATACGAGGAGAGAAGGCAAAAGTGATTCATTTCCTTTTAAAGTATCTGGGACTTACATTCatctaagaagaaagaaattaggGTACTACTTCATGTTGATCATGCAAGATTTCCCTGTTCTGTCACAGAAAGGTTTAGGAATCTAGGTGCCAATGACTTCCATAAGCAAGAAAACCTCAATCAAAAAGAAGAATCATAACCCACTCCGACAACTCAAAAGCCACAGTGCAAACAGCTACTCAAAGTTCCAGTCAGTTCGTTTGAGCTTCTAATTTTGAAGCAGATTGTTGCCCTTAATTTTCTCTGCCGGGCAATCCATGAAGATACATTTTGAAGGTACCAGATGGTGAGCCTTCCAAATAAATACTCCATGATTTCcatttggagagagagagtgttttGAATTGGTAGGGAATCAAACCTGCCTTCGATCACAACCCAGTTCTTGAACTTCACTGTCTAGTCAGTTCGGCACTCGGCCTTCCACTGCCACTGCCTTCTTTTAAGGTTGACCTACACTTGATATCTGATGCTCGTCTTCCACCGTTTGTTTTGCCAGCTTCCTGGTCACGGATATTACAAAAGGAAGTGAATGTCAGTGCCTGAAAATAGCTCTCCTTCTAATGTTGGTAGAATAATTGAATGTGGTTGGAATTGGAGATGCATTCGTAGTTAGTTTACTCATATCTTCTCTGGCTTCTAACAAAAATCACTttggatgaaaatgaaatgattcTGATCTTCTATAAATGTCACAAAGAGTTTATCAATCACTTGAAGCTGACAACAAATACTGTCATTCATGAAGAAGATTTAAAAACTGTAAATTTAAGAAACGGCATCCTAGTTTCTTTCTTGTACAGGCATTATTCTTAATAGCCATAATCAGAATgccttcttttcctctcttaTTATGTGGAAAATGGATAGAATTTGGGGCGGGTCTTATAATCTGCACGATAAAAGTGCATGGAAATCAAACCTCAGTTCAGCAAGATTCAGAATGATAACTAACCTGACTAAATTCTGGTCTCACTTTAAAACTGGAATAACTGAAAGAAACCCCGGTTGTGATTCTGCCGCAATTAGTGGCTTCATCGTCAGACCCAAGGTCGCTAAGTCGCTGGAGTTCAGGCAATATGACTGAACTGAGGTCTGGCCTGTCCTTCTTCCTCAGCTCACAACACTGCAAAGCCAATTTAGCAAATGACAACACCTCTTCAAAAGGCCAATCGTCCACTGTCGGATCAAGTATCTCTGATAGTGTTCCTTTCTCAATTGCATTTTCAACATGGTGGGCCAGAGCCATTGGGGGCCTTCCTGTAATTATTTGTAACAAAATGATGCCAAATGAATATATATCTGATTTCACACCCAGCAACCCACTTTGTTGATACTCCGGATCAATGTAACAAAATGTCCCAGCTGCTGCTGTGAGTCGATACTGAGTGACGCTATCAGCCACAGATGGTGGAACTAACTGAGCTAAACCAACATCGCTTATCTTGCTCACGAAGTTTCGGTCTAAAAGAATATTGGCAGGCTTGAGGTCTCGGTGCACCAAGGGCTCTGGCTTTGTTTGGTGAAGGAAAAGAAGACCTGTGGCAATCTCAGCAGCTATTCTGAATCGCATTTGCCACGGAAGTGGAGGAGTGTTGTTTTTCCTGAAAATCCTGTCTTCTAAGGTGCCATTTTCCATGTACTCATAAACAAGGCATCCAGAATCAGGGCAGGCACCTAGAAGAAGAACCATATTAGGATGTCTGATGTAGCTTAGCACCTCAACCTGcatcaagaaaataataatagatagaTGAGAAGGTTAGATGCTAAACAAGGTGGCACTGAATGGATAACAGTGAGTAGCTTTTTTCCAAGttcaatcatcaattaatacGATCTTCGTTCaagaaattttctaaataattatgaaaagaGATACCTGACTAACTggacataaataaattaattaaaatatcatgaaGTGGCTAACTATTGCAGATAGCGCATgttctttcttttgatcttttttgGTTTCCTTCGTTTATTTCACTAAATTCCTCGAAATAGAGAAGTAGTGGCGAGCTCAGGTTGTCTCAGCTGTAAATGTTTGTTGGAATGCATCAGGTAACTGGCTTAAATTACGCACTTTTGGCCTTAcaagtagaattctaataaaaaatagtatAATACTCTTACTCTTACTTTTGTAGGTGCTAAGTTTTGGACAGGTCTGGATATCATTGGAGATTGTAGAGAATTACATTTTCTGGTTCCAGGTCACCAAGAACTACTTAGGCAAGTTCTGTTCTGTAATTGTTATTCTTTTTTGAGATCAACTTTCTCATCAACTTTGATGAAGCAAATTCTTTTACCTCAAGTAAGAACTCCTTTATATGCATG is from Diospyros lotus cultivar Yz01 chromosome 2, ASM1463336v1, whole genome shotgun sequence and encodes:
- the LOC127794875 gene encoding dihydrolipoyllysine-residue acetyltransferase component 2 of pyruvate dehydrogenase complex, mitochondrial-like, producing MSCPSHILAHSRKLRSAHRLLRHERATLVRWFSNGVRPSAPSAGAGDGILGVQGHGFATGEINQACKPSMRSPPSTDSIHYKSTNPALFKASSSGVFKVNVLRMSMKVEAPMAGLASNEGSQVHPKRCYSNDSGLPPHQEIGMPSLSPTMTEGNIARWLKKEGDKVSPGEVLCEVETDKATVEMECMEEGYLAKIIHGDGAKELKVGEVIAITVEDEEDILKFKDYQPSKSSAAPAAKGPSDSAPPKVEKVDEPATLPEPKVSKAAAASPSEDRIFASPLAKKLAEDNNVTLSSIKGTGPDGRIVKADIEEYLASRGKEAPMAATKVDIAAAASLDYTDIPVSQIRKITASRLLLSKQTIPHYYLTVDTCVDRLMELRSQLNSVQEASGGKRISINDLVIKAAALALKKVPQCNSSWTNDYIRQYHNVNINVAVQTDNGLFVPVIKDADKKGLSKISEEVKLLAQKAKDNSLKPEDYEGGTFTVSNLGGPFGIKQFCAIINPPQAGILAVGSAEKRVIPGSGPEQFQFANFMSVTLSCDHRVIDGAIGAEWLKAFKGYIENPESMLL
- the LOC127794876 gene encoding mitochondrial import inner membrane translocase subunit TIM23-1-like isoform X4, giving the protein MAYQQPAPKDDDHNRRLYNPYQDLQVPIHTLYKLPTSPEFLFQEESVAQRRSWGENLTYYTGIGYLGGATAGAVKGFAEGVRASEPGDTAKLRVNRILNASGQAGRRIGNRAGVIGLMYAGMESGLVALRDTDDMINSVAAGLGTGMLYKAASGPRSAAVAGAIGGLVVGLALTGKQLEEERLI
- the LOC127794876 gene encoding mitochondrial import inner membrane translocase subunit TIM23-1-like isoform X5, whose translation is MAYQQPAPKDDDHNRRLYNPYQDLQVPIHTLYKLPTSPEFLFQEESVAQRRSWGENLTYYTGIGYLGGATAGAVKGFAEGVRASEPGDTAKLRVNRILNASGQAGRRIGNRAGVIGLMYAGMESGLVALRDTDDMINSVAAGLGTGMLYKAASGPRSAAVAGAIGGLVVGLALTGKQLVF
- the LOC127794876 gene encoding mitochondrial import inner membrane translocase subunit TIM23-1-like isoform X1, which encodes MAYQQPAPKDDDHNRRLYNPYQDLQVPIHTLYKLPTSPEFLFQEESVAQRRSWGENLTYYTGIGYLGGATAGAVKGFAEGVRASEPGDTAKLRVNRILNASGQAGRRIGNRAGVIGLMYAGMESGLVALRDTDDMINSVAAGLGTGMLYKAASGPRSAAVAGAIGGLVVGLALTGKQLTLCDGEVKSMLPSKEFDQLVMA
- the LOC127794876 gene encoding mitochondrial import inner membrane translocase subunit TIM23-2-like isoform X3 yields the protein MAYQQPAPKDDDHNRRLYNPYQDLQVPIHTLYKLPTSPEFLFQEESVAQRRSWGENLTYYTGIGYLGGATAGAVKGFAEGVRASEPGDTAKLRVNRILNASGQAGRRIGNRAGVIGLMYAGMESGLVALRDTDDMINSVAAGLGTGMLYKAASGPRSAAVAGAIGGLVVGLALTGKQLVKRYVPI
- the LOC127794876 gene encoding mitochondrial import inner membrane translocase subunit TIM23-1-like isoform X2, which encodes MAYQQPAPKDDDHNRRLYNPYQDLQVPIHTLYKLPTSPEFLFQEESVAQRRSWGENLTYYTGIGYLGGATAGAVKGFAEGVRASEPGDTAKLRVNRILNASGQAGRRIGNRAGVIGLMYAGMESGLVALRDTDDMINSVAAGLGTGMLYKAASGPRSAAVAGAIGGLVVGLALTGKQLMKIFARNYDEERQSKK